In Bradysia coprophila strain Holo2 unplaced genomic scaffold, BU_Bcop_v1 contig_350, whole genome shotgun sequence, a genomic segment contains:
- the LOC119080808 gene encoding ARL14 effector protein — translation MQRYYGSDETSQDSMNRTTRSANKIEKRLTVENSKFLADFDPEKSGRERRKLTRKSYVAPSAPSRNHSLFDERGRYRNTNADLCDCLEDCPGCHYPCPQCASPKCGPVCRVNRKWAYEVIEHDGKDLVIHNKNCVS, via the exons ATGCAACGCTACTATGGAAGTGACGAGACATCGCAAGATTCTATGAATCGTACTACCAGAAGTGCAAACAAAATTGAGAAACGATTAACcgtagaaaattcaaaattcctcGCTGACTTCGATCCGGAGAAATCGGGACGAGAGCGTCGAAAATTGACAAGGAAAAGTTATGTTGCACCATCGGCTCCATCCAGAAACCATAGTCTTTTTGATGAGCGTGGCAGATACAGAAATACGAATGCCGATTTATGCGATTGTTTGGAAGATTGTCCGGGTTGCCACT ATCCATGCCCTCAATGTGCGAGTCCAAAATGTGGTCCCGTTTGCCGCGTGAACAGAAAATGGGCGTATGAG GTTATTGAACATGATGGAAAGGATTTGGTAATTCATAACAAGAACTGCGTGTCGTAA
- the LOC119080754 gene encoding uncharacterized protein LOC119080754: MASKTEYEIDSQIAEGMEGLLSEAVRKHPVLYAKPSNIRFKSMRSEKEPDAWNQISDELNLEVESCKSLWSCIKQKFIKYRKKLDNGETFTKEWPTYENLHEWLDEHIKKRRTRNDIYKQIRVPVKQGKMLAVTKRSPNSSVCENEYLDDIESAEWNELADEKDEAAAKEQISKQQLLIPKTPVVPKKKLKIEIIQAIRNTPADKRRSENDEEIFTEIETPEEPAETTVECGDKQTDTVEILNKVEQNDTIDSNRSRDIILEANFDKLEQVIAKCVNLAEKCMAEYSQQDSNEVFGKFVASLVRDLPPERRMKVQFEIIQFTGQLVKRELNK, from the exons ATGGCATCAAAAACGGAATACGAAATTGATTCTCAAATAGCTGAAGGTATGGAAGGGCTACTGTCCGAAGCGGTGCGGAAGCATCCTGTGTTGTACGCGAAACCCTCCAATATTCGATTCAAATCAATGCGCTCTGAAAAAGAACCAGACGCCTGGAACCAAATATCTGacgaactgaatttggaagtGGAGAGTTGTAAGTCGTTGTGGTCGTGCATCAAACAGAAGTTCATCAAATACCGCAAAAAATTGGACAACGGCGAAACGTTTACCAAAGAATGGCCAACGTATGAGAATTTACATGAATGGCTCGATGAACACATCAAGAAGCGCCGGACGCGTAACGACATTTACAAACAGATTCGAGTTCCTGTGAAGCAAGGCAAAATGTTGGCAGTCACCAAAAGGAGTCCGAACTCGTCTGTTTGTGAGAACGAGTACTTAGATGACATCGAATCTGCTGAGTGGAATGAATTAGCCGATGAAAAGGACGAAGCGGCAGCCAAAG AACAAATATCCAAACAACAACTCCTCATTCCAAAGACACCCGTTGTACCGAAAAAGAAACTCAAAATTGAGATAATCCAGGCAATTCGGAACACACCAGCAGATAAACGCAGAAGCGAAAACGACGAAGAAATATTTACGGAGATCGAAACGCCTGAGGAGCCAGCCGAAACGACAGTTGAATGTGGTGATAAACAGACGGATACAGTGGAAATTCTGAACAAAGTTGAACAGAACGATACCATCGACTCGAATCGCAGCCGCGACATTATACTGGAAGCTAATTTCGACAAATTAGAACAGGTCATCGCCAAATGTGTGAATTTGGCAGAAAAGTGCATGGCTGAATATTCGCAGCAAGATTCTAACGAAGTATTTGGGAAGTTTGTTGCGTCGTTGGTGCGTGATCTACCGCCAGAACGACGAATGAAGGTTCAATTTGAGATTATTCAATTTACCGGTCAATTGGTGAAAAGGGAACtcaataaataa
- the LOC119080665 gene encoding uncharacterized protein LOC119080665 isoform X2 has translation MEVNDFMDLNTTELFVDSDESIDKNVEDNNSETLILDSEDDNFATTFSSDSERSGNGIEDCSAADAEEATGDVIIGTKPTITIEEGRFSNSTSVPTAVITPAIPSGLSIIQKCTKTQSTSDIIGLRKQTVTDNVQTIIRPTSVISKTIAMQDANLNSEMPSANVSTTSSNETSLVSLRPQASQKLSSIVNKGQLNSMAKYTKLHTALIGTVTESNTISAPTKLVKIAPANVSLSTTNSVSELKTSPVIFVQAPAPKLGQKFTSLKILQKCPSPGSIVKQKILNLNEMRKLGSGASLKLLNTAAPNSTISSAETNLSYLQSTSSLIVLKPPIPSTSIAGSQASTTIQLKPQQLYQTMSSSTKPATISFVTAPKPAPIAIGTKLIPSKILTVKPGTVDSTIQHHLPAGLTKIPKETIVNKIATKDANTIDVVRMLKSKQTEKSVEPTVTIGQKQMANKPASEFQSLTNFLSSNDKPKSLLSSSSKHGEHLTTLETSNGKMMGKLDETRAESITISNGKLSNPHGSIKVLKSVSEIDAETVDGAKSPNVGANDGNCIDKKLEQLNTSPRLLGRSKSLTIEKHQSKVRRRYPSSGNTIPTRVENENDASNEVWQSRDKTAKPDSIEEIEELTEEKVIEETLGTERIKTVGDSLECDEKIDDSDKSKSVSPDVLLGNVRQIPTTTTTTTIAVSAANPLPSSVSSSSHVDQKIDDPLTYIKWRNGVGFLRYSNLTFSKNEFNLLEVLEVKESNKCQKNVKMPSLKANESSTEQIIDLVDRRADVGDKSGTIGRKKIESKLRFKRAGMNLLQNVFVWELYLRLTDTQAAPDSLFINPFPSSPNPFEVGMKMEAIDPEHCSLFCVCTVVEKLGYRIRLSFDGYGDKFSFWRNADSMEIFPAGWCAKNGRTLQPPLRYASESFDWHRYLLKTNAKFAPRSNFTHLNSMTTRNPFKCGMKFEADHLKLGRGKVGVATVGDVLDNRILVQFDGFDSTHDYWADITSPNIHPYNWHKSNNHRLIVAKEYERNFSWHHYLAASMSQPVPREYFCRRPPIGFREGMKLEIVDKKVPTLIRPCTVIRVADYHIQVLFDGWPATYSYWIEDDHPDIHPINWCLKTEHPLEPPLGFNEVDEFRSSQCGVLGCRELGNAKHFGVGFHYTIFECPYESRNWLMADIKPDRLFEAKTQKVRKRRAKPITSGTESYQRIKLDLPSSEENSLLNAPSVEWNVQPTRIKNEEIEIGETKLQTSVPVVKPEHSDNKIPKHIQVTEPILRDYGPALMHIHKLWTQNSKAVNIRHIAKNPMCWTVEEVADYVSRLPNCTKLGKLFREHEIDGDSFLKLCQNDLVDVLEIRMGPAVKVYNQIVALRSEVCENYMESD, from the exons ATGGAAGTGAATGATTTCATGGACTTAAATACTACGGAGCTGTTTGTCGATTCAGACGAatccatcgataaaaatgtGGAGGACAACAACAGCGAAACACTGATCTTAGATAGTGAAGATGACAACTTTGCGACAACATTCTCTTCGGATAGTGAACGTAGTGGAAATGGAATTGAAGATTGTAGTGCAGCCGATGCCGAAGAGGCTACTGGCGATGTG ATCATTGGAACCAAACCAACAATTACAATCGAAGAAggaagattttcaaattctaCAAGCGTACCAACAGCGGTCATAACACCAGCTATACCATCCGGTTTgtcaataattcaaaaatgtacaaaaacaCAGTCAACATCCGACATTATTGGATTGAGAAAGCAAACGGTGACGGATAATGTACAAACGATAATCAGACCGACATCGGTCATATCGAAAACAATTGCTATGCAGGATGCCAACTTGAATTCAGAAATGCCATCTGCAAATGTATCAACGACGTCTTCCAATGAAACATCTTTGGTTTCGTTGCGACCACAAGCCTCTCAGAAACTGTCGTCAATCGTGAACAAAGGACAGTTAAATTCCATGGCAAAATATACGAAACTTCACACGGCACTGATTGGTACAGTGACCGAATCGAATACTATTTCCGCACCTACAAAATTAGTAAAGATTGCACCGGCAAATGTATCATTGTCAACGACCAACTCCGTTTCGGAACTGAAAACCTCTCCAGTGATTTTCGTTCAGGCGCCCGCcccaaaattgggtcaaaaaTTTACGTCGTTGAAGATCCTTCAAAAATGTCCGTCACCAGGATCCATTgtaaagcaaaaaattttgaatttgaatgagaTGCGTAAACTGGGTTCGGGTGCTTCATTGAAACTATTGAATACTGCTGCACCGAACAGCACAATATCGTCAGCTGAGACAAACTTAAGCTACCTACAGTCAACGTCATCATTGATTGTGCTTAAGCCACCAATACCGTCAACCTCGATAGCTGGAAGCCAAGCATCTACAACCATTCAGTTGAAGCCCCAGCAGCTTTACCAAACGATGTCATCGTCCACTAAGCCAGCAACGATCTCATTCGTCACAGCACCAAAACCGGCACCGATTGCTATTGgtacaaaattgattccgagCAAGATATTAACAGTCAAACCAGGCACAGTCGATTCAACTATACAACATCATTTGCCTGCCGGTCTTACCAAAATACCGAAAGAAACGATTGTCAATAAAATTGCGACCAAAGACGCAAATACCATCGATGTTGTGCGGATGCTGAAGTCTAAGCAAACCGAAAAATCCGTTGAGCCGACAGTTACTATTGGCCAGAAACAAATGGCAAACAAACCGGCATCAGAATTTCAATCGCTGACGAATTTCTTATCTTCCAATGATAAGCCGAAAAGTCTTCTTAGTAGCTCGAGTAAACATGGCGAACACCTCACGACTCTTGAAACTTCGAACGGAAAAATGATGGGGAAACTGGACGAAACAAGAGCTGAATCGATAACTATATCAAATGGAAAGCTGTCAAATCCGCACGGttcaataaaagttttgaaatCTGTCAGTGAAATCGATGCAGAGACGGTGGATGGTGCAAAATCACCTAATGTTGGTGCGAATGACGGAAACTGCATCGACAAGAAATTGGAACAGTTGAACACAAGCCCAAGACTTCTGGGACGATCGAAATCATTGACAATTGAGAAACATCAATCGAAGGTCAGACGACGCTATCCATCATCCGGTAATACCATACCCACTCGAGTGGAAAACGAGAATGATGCTTCGAATGAAGTATGGCAGAGTAGAGATAAAACAGCCAAGCCAGATTCAATAGAAGAGATTGAAGAGCTGACAGAGGAAAAAGTTATTGAAGAGACACTCGGCACTGAACGGATAAAAACTGTTGGAGATTCTTTGGAGTGTGATGAAAAAATCGACGATTCCGACAAGAGCAAAAGTGTAAGTCCGGATGTCCTGTTGGGAAATGTTCGACAAATTCCTACTACTACTACCACCACCACTATTGCTGTTTCTGCCGCAAATCCATTACCAAGTAGCGTATCTTCTTCATCGCATGTTGATCAAAAGATAGATGATCCATTGACGTACATAAAATGGAGGAATGGCGTCGGTTTCCTACGATACAGCAATTTGACTTTCAGcaaaaacgaattcaatttgctGGAGGTACTAGAAGTTAAAGAGTCtaataaatgtcaaaaaaacgtaaaaatgcCGTCGCTCAAGGCAAATGAATCATCGACGGAACAAATTATTGACTTAGTGGATAGGAGAGCGGATGTTGGCGATAAAAGTGGAACAATCGGCCGAAAGAAGATTGAATCGAAACTGCGATTCAAACGGGCCGGCATGAATTTGCTACAAAATGTCTTTGTGTGGGAGCTGTACCTGCGTTTGACGGACACTCAAGCAGCACCAGATAGTCTATTCATCAATCCATTTCCAAGTTCGCCAAATCCGTTCGAAGTTGGCATGAAAATGGAAGCCATTGATCCGGAGCATTGTTCactgttttgtgtgtgtacagTCGTTGAAAAATTGGGATATCGGATTAGATTGTCATTCGATGGTTACGGTGACAAGTTCAGTTTTTGGCGTAATGCCGATTCGATGGAAATATTCCCTGCTGGTTGGTGTGCCAAAAATGGGCGAACACTACAACCGCCGCTTAGATATGCTAGTGAGTCGTTCGATTGGCATCGATACCTGCTGAAGACTAATGCTAAATTCGCACCAAGATCGAATTTCACACATCTCAATTCTATG ACAACTCGCAATCCATTCAAATGTGGCATGAAATTTGAAGCTGATCATTTGAAGTTGGGCCGTGGAAAAGTTGGTGTTGCAACAGTAGGTGACGTTCTTGACAATCGAATTCTGGTGCAGTTCGACGGATTCGATTCAACGCATGACTACTGGGCCGATATCACATCACCAAATATTCATCCGTACAATTGGCACAAAAGTAACAACCATCGGCTTATCGTAGCCAAAG AATACGAAAGGAATTTCTCATGGCACCATTACCTAGCGGCCTCAATGTCACAACCGGTTCCGAGAGAATACTTCTGTCGCAGGCCTCCTATCGGTTTTCGCGAAGgaatgaaattggaaattgtcGATAAAAAAGTGCCAACGTTGATTCGTCCATGTACAGTTATTCGAGTGGCTGATTACCACATTCAAGTATTATTCGACGGGTGGCCAGCAACGTATTCATATTGGATTGAGGATGATCACCCGGATATTCATCCCATCAACTGGTGTTTGAAAACCGAACATCCACTCGAACCTCCATTAG GTTTTAATGAAGTCGACGAGTTCAGGAGTTCACAATGTGGTGTATTGGGCTGTCGAGAACTGGGCAACGCTAAACATTTCGGCGTCGGTTTCCACTACACAATATTCGAATGTCCATATGAATCTAGGAATTGGTTGATGGCCGACATCAAGCCTGACCGACTCTTTGAAGCCAA AACACAAAAAGTACGAAAACGTCGAGCGAAGCCAATCACGTCTGGAACGGAATCATATCAAAGAATCAAATTGGACCTACCATCATCCGAGGAAAATAGCCTACTGAATGCACCATCGGTCGAATGGAATGTACAGCCAACCAgaattaaaaatgaagaaatcgAAATCGGCGAAACGAAGCTACAGACGAGCGTGCCAGTCGTAAAACCGGAACACTCGGACAATAAAATACCGAAGCATATTCAAGTAACGGAACCAATACTGCGTGACTACGGTCCAGCCCTAATGCACATCCACAAGCTGTGGACGCAAAACTCGAAAGCGGTCAACATTCGTCACATCGCCAAAAACCCGATGTGCTGGACGGTGGAAGAGGTTGCCGACTATGTGTCACGGCTGCCTAATTGTACGAAACTAGGGAAACTATTCCGTGAGCATGAGATCGACGGTGATTCGTTTCTGAAATTGTGTCAAAATGATCTGGTTGATGTGTTGGAAATTCGTATGGGACCGGCTGTTAAGGTTTACAATCAGATCGTCGCGTTGCGGTCAGAAGTGTGCGAGAATTATATGGAATCGGATTAA
- the LOC119080665 gene encoding uncharacterized protein LOC119080665 isoform X1, translated as MEVNDFMDLNTTELFVDSDESIDKNVEDNNSETLILDSEDDNFATTFSSDSERSGNGIEDCSAADAEEATGDVIIGTKPTITIEEGRFSNSTSVPTAVITPAIPSGLSIIQKCTKTQSTSDIIGLRKQTVTDNVQTIIRPTSVISKTIAMQDANLNSEMPSANVSTTSSNETSLVSLRPQASQKLSSIVNKGQLNSMAKYTKLHTALIGTVTESNTISAPTKLVKIAPANVSLSTTNSVSELKTSPVIFVQAPAPKLGQKFTSLKILQKCPSPGSIVKQKILNLNEMRKLGSGASLKLLNTAAPNSTISSAETNLSYLQSTSSLIVLKPPIPSTSIAGSQASTTIQLKPQQLYQTMSSSTKPATISFVTAPKPAPIAIGTKLIPSKILTVKPGTVDSTIQHHLPAGLTKIPKETIVNKIATKDANTIDVVRMLKSKQTEKSVEPTVTIGQKQMANKPASEFQSLTNFLSSNDKPKSLLSSSSKHGEHLTTLETSNGKMMGKLDETRAESITISNGKLSNPHGSIKVLKSVSEIDAETVDGAKSPNVGANDGNCIDKKLEQLNTSPRLLGRSKSLTIEKHQSKVRRRYPSSGNTIPTRVENENDASNEVWQSRDKTAKPDSIEEIEELTEEKVIEETLGTERIKTVGDSLECDEKIDDSDKSKSVSPDVLLGNVRQIPTTTTTTTIAVSAANPLPSSVSSSSHVDQKIDDPLTYIKWRNGVGFLRYSNLTFSKNEFNLLEVLEVKESNKCQKNVKMPSLKANESSTEQIIDLVDRRADVGDKSGTIGRKKIESKLRFKRAGMNLLQNVFVWELYLRLTDTQAAPDSLFINPFPSSPNPFEVGMKMEAIDPEHCSLFCVCTVVEKLGYRIRLSFDGYGDKFSFWRNADSMEIFPAGWCAKNGRTLQPPLRYASESFDWHRYLLKTNAKFAPRSNFTHLNSMTTRNPFKCGMKFEADHLKLGRGKVGVATVGDVLDNRILVQFDGFDSTHDYWADITSPNIHPYNWHKSNNHRLIVAKEYERNFSWHHYLAASMSQPVPREYFCRRPPIGFREGMKLEIVDKKVPTLIRPCTVIRVADYHIQVLFDGWPATYSYWIEDDHPDIHPINWCLKTEHPLEPPLGFNEVDEFRSSQCGVLGCRELGNAKHFGVGFHYTIFECPYESRNWLMADIKPDRLFEANRTQKVRKRRAKPITSGTESYQRIKLDLPSSEENSLLNAPSVEWNVQPTRIKNEEIEIGETKLQTSVPVVKPEHSDNKIPKHIQVTEPILRDYGPALMHIHKLWTQNSKAVNIRHIAKNPMCWTVEEVADYVSRLPNCTKLGKLFREHEIDGDSFLKLCQNDLVDVLEIRMGPAVKVYNQIVALRSEVCENYMESD; from the exons ATGGAAGTGAATGATTTCATGGACTTAAATACTACGGAGCTGTTTGTCGATTCAGACGAatccatcgataaaaatgtGGAGGACAACAACAGCGAAACACTGATCTTAGATAGTGAAGATGACAACTTTGCGACAACATTCTCTTCGGATAGTGAACGTAGTGGAAATGGAATTGAAGATTGTAGTGCAGCCGATGCCGAAGAGGCTACTGGCGATGTG ATCATTGGAACCAAACCAACAATTACAATCGAAGAAggaagattttcaaattctaCAAGCGTACCAACAGCGGTCATAACACCAGCTATACCATCCGGTTTgtcaataattcaaaaatgtacaaaaacaCAGTCAACATCCGACATTATTGGATTGAGAAAGCAAACGGTGACGGATAATGTACAAACGATAATCAGACCGACATCGGTCATATCGAAAACAATTGCTATGCAGGATGCCAACTTGAATTCAGAAATGCCATCTGCAAATGTATCAACGACGTCTTCCAATGAAACATCTTTGGTTTCGTTGCGACCACAAGCCTCTCAGAAACTGTCGTCAATCGTGAACAAAGGACAGTTAAATTCCATGGCAAAATATACGAAACTTCACACGGCACTGATTGGTACAGTGACCGAATCGAATACTATTTCCGCACCTACAAAATTAGTAAAGATTGCACCGGCAAATGTATCATTGTCAACGACCAACTCCGTTTCGGAACTGAAAACCTCTCCAGTGATTTTCGTTCAGGCGCCCGCcccaaaattgggtcaaaaaTTTACGTCGTTGAAGATCCTTCAAAAATGTCCGTCACCAGGATCCATTgtaaagcaaaaaattttgaatttgaatgagaTGCGTAAACTGGGTTCGGGTGCTTCATTGAAACTATTGAATACTGCTGCACCGAACAGCACAATATCGTCAGCTGAGACAAACTTAAGCTACCTACAGTCAACGTCATCATTGATTGTGCTTAAGCCACCAATACCGTCAACCTCGATAGCTGGAAGCCAAGCATCTACAACCATTCAGTTGAAGCCCCAGCAGCTTTACCAAACGATGTCATCGTCCACTAAGCCAGCAACGATCTCATTCGTCACAGCACCAAAACCGGCACCGATTGCTATTGgtacaaaattgattccgagCAAGATATTAACAGTCAAACCAGGCACAGTCGATTCAACTATACAACATCATTTGCCTGCCGGTCTTACCAAAATACCGAAAGAAACGATTGTCAATAAAATTGCGACCAAAGACGCAAATACCATCGATGTTGTGCGGATGCTGAAGTCTAAGCAAACCGAAAAATCCGTTGAGCCGACAGTTACTATTGGCCAGAAACAAATGGCAAACAAACCGGCATCAGAATTTCAATCGCTGACGAATTTCTTATCTTCCAATGATAAGCCGAAAAGTCTTCTTAGTAGCTCGAGTAAACATGGCGAACACCTCACGACTCTTGAAACTTCGAACGGAAAAATGATGGGGAAACTGGACGAAACAAGAGCTGAATCGATAACTATATCAAATGGAAAGCTGTCAAATCCGCACGGttcaataaaagttttgaaatCTGTCAGTGAAATCGATGCAGAGACGGTGGATGGTGCAAAATCACCTAATGTTGGTGCGAATGACGGAAACTGCATCGACAAGAAATTGGAACAGTTGAACACAAGCCCAAGACTTCTGGGACGATCGAAATCATTGACAATTGAGAAACATCAATCGAAGGTCAGACGACGCTATCCATCATCCGGTAATACCATACCCACTCGAGTGGAAAACGAGAATGATGCTTCGAATGAAGTATGGCAGAGTAGAGATAAAACAGCCAAGCCAGATTCAATAGAAGAGATTGAAGAGCTGACAGAGGAAAAAGTTATTGAAGAGACACTCGGCACTGAACGGATAAAAACTGTTGGAGATTCTTTGGAGTGTGATGAAAAAATCGACGATTCCGACAAGAGCAAAAGTGTAAGTCCGGATGTCCTGTTGGGAAATGTTCGACAAATTCCTACTACTACTACCACCACCACTATTGCTGTTTCTGCCGCAAATCCATTACCAAGTAGCGTATCTTCTTCATCGCATGTTGATCAAAAGATAGATGATCCATTGACGTACATAAAATGGAGGAATGGCGTCGGTTTCCTACGATACAGCAATTTGACTTTCAGcaaaaacgaattcaatttgctGGAGGTACTAGAAGTTAAAGAGTCtaataaatgtcaaaaaaacgtaaaaatgcCGTCGCTCAAGGCAAATGAATCATCGACGGAACAAATTATTGACTTAGTGGATAGGAGAGCGGATGTTGGCGATAAAAGTGGAACAATCGGCCGAAAGAAGATTGAATCGAAACTGCGATTCAAACGGGCCGGCATGAATTTGCTACAAAATGTCTTTGTGTGGGAGCTGTACCTGCGTTTGACGGACACTCAAGCAGCACCAGATAGTCTATTCATCAATCCATTTCCAAGTTCGCCAAATCCGTTCGAAGTTGGCATGAAAATGGAAGCCATTGATCCGGAGCATTGTTCactgttttgtgtgtgtacagTCGTTGAAAAATTGGGATATCGGATTAGATTGTCATTCGATGGTTACGGTGACAAGTTCAGTTTTTGGCGTAATGCCGATTCGATGGAAATATTCCCTGCTGGTTGGTGTGCCAAAAATGGGCGAACACTACAACCGCCGCTTAGATATGCTAGTGAGTCGTTCGATTGGCATCGATACCTGCTGAAGACTAATGCTAAATTCGCACCAAGATCGAATTTCACACATCTCAATTCTATG ACAACTCGCAATCCATTCAAATGTGGCATGAAATTTGAAGCTGATCATTTGAAGTTGGGCCGTGGAAAAGTTGGTGTTGCAACAGTAGGTGACGTTCTTGACAATCGAATTCTGGTGCAGTTCGACGGATTCGATTCAACGCATGACTACTGGGCCGATATCACATCACCAAATATTCATCCGTACAATTGGCACAAAAGTAACAACCATCGGCTTATCGTAGCCAAAG AATACGAAAGGAATTTCTCATGGCACCATTACCTAGCGGCCTCAATGTCACAACCGGTTCCGAGAGAATACTTCTGTCGCAGGCCTCCTATCGGTTTTCGCGAAGgaatgaaattggaaattgtcGATAAAAAAGTGCCAACGTTGATTCGTCCATGTACAGTTATTCGAGTGGCTGATTACCACATTCAAGTATTATTCGACGGGTGGCCAGCAACGTATTCATATTGGATTGAGGATGATCACCCGGATATTCATCCCATCAACTGGTGTTTGAAAACCGAACATCCACTCGAACCTCCATTAG GTTTTAATGAAGTCGACGAGTTCAGGAGTTCACAATGTGGTGTATTGGGCTGTCGAGAACTGGGCAACGCTAAACATTTCGGCGTCGGTTTCCACTACACAATATTCGAATGTCCATATGAATCTAGGAATTGGTTGATGGCCGACATCAAGCCTGACCGACTCTTTGAAGCCAA CAGAACACAAAAAGTACGAAAACGTCGAGCGAAGCCAATCACGTCTGGAACGGAATCATATCAAAGAATCAAATTGGACCTACCATCATCCGAGGAAAATAGCCTACTGAATGCACCATCGGTCGAATGGAATGTACAGCCAACCAgaattaaaaatgaagaaatcgAAATCGGCGAAACGAAGCTACAGACGAGCGTGCCAGTCGTAAAACCGGAACACTCGGACAATAAAATACCGAAGCATATTCAAGTAACGGAACCAATACTGCGTGACTACGGTCCAGCCCTAATGCACATCCACAAGCTGTGGACGCAAAACTCGAAAGCGGTCAACATTCGTCACATCGCCAAAAACCCGATGTGCTGGACGGTGGAAGAGGTTGCCGACTATGTGTCACGGCTGCCTAATTGTACGAAACTAGGGAAACTATTCCGTGAGCATGAGATCGACGGTGATTCGTTTCTGAAATTGTGTCAAAATGATCTGGTTGATGTGTTGGAAATTCGTATGGGACCGGCTGTTAAGGTTTACAATCAGATCGTCGCGTTGCGGTCAGAAGTGTGCGAGAATTATATGGAATCGGATTAA
- the LOC119081123 gene encoding N-acetyltransferase 9-like protein, with protein sequence MKLNEKLKIVGQGVILIPYEEKHVEKYHKWMSNKELQELTASEPLTLEQEYEMQRSWRIDDDKCTFLILDKEKYETTGDEIESLIGDTNLFVDHESQSAETEIMIAESDARRKKFGWEAMLMMIKFGISYLNCGSFVAKIGFSNDKSQRMFEKMQFKEISRSEIFKEITYERVCTKDWLDWLDSNIEYMIGTYP encoded by the exons atgaaattaaacgaaaaactaaaaatagtTGGCCAGGGCGTGATATTGATTCCGTACGAAGAGAAGCATGTTGAAAA GTACCACAAATGGATGTCCAATAAGGAATTGCAGGAGCTCACAGCATCCGAACCATTGACACTAGAACAAGAATATGAAATGCAACGGTCCTGGCGAATCGACGATGACA AATGTACATTTCTAATATTGGACAAGGAAAAATACGAAACTACCGGAGACGAAATAG AGTCTTTAATTGGCGACACTAATCTATTCGTTGATCACGAATCGCAGTCAGCCGAAACTGAGATTATGATTGCTGAGTCAGATGCTCGAAGGAAAAAGTTCGGATGGGAAGCGATGCTTATGATGATCAAATTTGGCATAAGTTACTTGAATTGTGGAAGTTTTGTCgcgaaaattggattttccaATGACAAGAGCCAAAGGATGttcgagaaaatgcaattcaaAGAAATATCGAGATCCGAAATTTTTAAGGAGATCACTTATGAGCGTGTATGCACTAAAGATTGGTTGGATTGGTTAGATTCGAATATTGAATATATGATCG